Proteins from one Nicotiana tabacum cultivar K326 chromosome 23, ASM71507v2, whole genome shotgun sequence genomic window:
- the LOC107798493 gene encoding uncharacterized protein LOC107798493, which produces MRLEDMKIKVGDAFTTYGFRGWNKGLERLKSHVGDVNSVHNRCFKMMLDLMNQAQSILTSLDKQSEKIKSKHRVRLNASIDVIRYLLKEGMPFRGHDESVTSTRREETAKAIIEDLNGNFFGILVDESKDVSHKEQMALVLRYVNKEGELIERFLGLVHVKDTTGYDGASNMQEEINSLKALIMKDNPSAYCVHCFAHQLQLTLVAVEKKHHNINIFFDILANVLNVVGGSYKRREMLRDDQAEKLDELLVLGEVHTGSGLNQELGLQIPDDTRWRSHFKTLRNFISLFSSIVHVLGVLTNEGSNYQEKALAKSLVEDIRSYEFVYILHLMLKIIAITYDLNMALQRKDQDIVSTMKLVHFTKRQLQTMRESKWNSLLEDVSSFCDKNSIMIPKMDDNHFSEVNTDLLLGIELDNYIDYVREMDNAFSNLKGLGDLSKTLLLEMENKAATFAQ; this is translated from the exons atGAGATTGGAGGATATGAAAATAAAAGTAGGTGATGCTTTCACAACATATGGTTTTAGAGGTTGGAATAAAGGTTTAGAAAGGCTTAAATCACATGTGGGTGACGTGAATAGTGTTCATAATCGATGTTTCAAGATGATGCTAGATTTAATGAATCAAGCACAATCTATTCTAACATCTTTGGACAAGCAATCTGAGAAAATTAAAAGTAAACATCGAGTTCGCTTGAATGCTTCAATTGATGTGATAAGGTATCTTTTGAAAGAAGGAATGCCTTTTCGGGGCCATGATGAGAGTGTAACTTCTACAAGAAGAG AAGAAACGGCGAAAGCAATTATTGAAGACTTGAATGGGAATTTTTTTGGGATATTAGTTGATGAGTCTAAAGATGTCTCTCATAAGGAACAAATGGCTCTTGTTCTGCGTTATGTCAACAAAGAGGGTGAACTTATTGAGCGATTCCTTGGTCTTGTTCATGTTAAAGATACAACT GGATATGATGGAGCTAGTAACATGCAAGAAGAAATCAATAGTCTTAAAGCTTTGATTATGAAAGATAATCCTTCGGCATATTGCGTACATTGCTTTGCTCATCAATTGCAATTGACTCTTGTAGCTGTTGAAAAGAAACatcataatataaatattttttttgacaTTCTTGCTAATGTTTTGAATGTTGTTGGAGGTTCTTATAAGCGTAGGGAGATGCTTAGAGATGATCAAGCTGAAAAATTAGATGAGTTATTAGTGCTTGGTGAAGTTCATACAGGAAGTGGATTAAATCAAGAACTTGGGCTTCAAATACCGGATGATACCCGTTGGAGATCTCACTTTAAGACATTGCGTAACTTTATATCTTTATTCTCATCAATTGTTCATGTACTTGGAGTTCTTACAAATGAGGGTTCAAATTATCAGGAGAAAGCACTGGCAAAAAGTCTAGTGGAAGATATAAGATCTTATGAGTTTGTGTATATATTACatttgatgttaaaaataattgcaattacatatgATTTGAATATGGCGCTGCAAAGAAAAGATCAAGATATTGTTAGTACTATGAAACTTGTTCATTTCACAAAGAGGCAATTACAAACAATGAGGGAATCTAAATGGAATTCTTTGTTAGAAGATGTCTCTTCGTTTTGTGATAAGAATAGTATTATGATCCCTAAAATGGATGATAA TCATTTTAGTGAAGTGAATACTGATCTGCTTCTTGGTATTGAGCTTGACAACTATATTGACTATGTGCGAGAAATGGACAATGCATTCTCTAACTTGAAAGGGCTTGGCGATCTCTCTAAGACATTG